The following coding sequences lie in one Oncorhynchus gorbuscha isolate QuinsamMale2020 ecotype Even-year linkage group LG10, OgorEven_v1.0, whole genome shotgun sequence genomic window:
- the fignl2 gene encoding fidgetin-like protein 2 isoform X1, with product MLSPIVPYSLYKMHWNPEHAQSLSQWPEQHLDVSSTTSSPAHKSELYAAGRTHGRGGSTHGYAWANDDIGALTASNLLKSYAEKYSGVLDSPYNRPPGPAVGAYPEPGAFGGLNGLKTELEPWPLSHSAEGPYPVSLDGLSGPKAGATSAGPPGASSVSVVNSNLSDSGYSGSSSCSGSHSGDYNPPSYNGTYLSSGYCPGPLPGSALPPASLHHPLQPTPTLVPSYSPSTQVYNYPPTSYPHQPSLAPTYSHPSGGYLHSGLAAPTPLPSRPTVVGGSYSYQESGSGVKRKAFDMSLEEEGEGSRYRKYSGYDPMKSGGGGDSLSPYSMGDKGNIRFTTGSTDPLAFKPSKPSSQPLVSPPYMVAVAGENSPAAGMTGENGGGGGSENQVFSHSQQQQQQHRSSQAHNQKRPSLHGQGQPGSGPGETARMKSPDPMVLDLVNGEVLDCSPALLWGELAGLTHVKAALEEELLWPCLRPSPAILPPATVLLFGPRGSGKTTLARSMAAQLGASFYRLSGAMLASKGKVDAEGILGATLQVAGARQPSVVLLSEVEALEDEEGLRQVLLSALEKAQMGLGSAGGAPGLVIVVCTTSRPDLLQDTVHRRFAKHYHVGLPDAGMRRQVLLQALVPQGCSLSDRELGAVLQRSEGFSVWELLQLCQQALSSASTSGPQGPLHSLSGQATGPPALKDFENAFCKVRPQSNATPKELDTCMEWSKVYSH from the coding sequence GCCTGTATAAGATGCACTGGAACCCGGAGCATGCCCAGTCTCTCAGCCAGTGGCCTGAGCAGCACCTGGATGtgtcctccaccacctcctcgcCGGCCCACAAGTCCGAGCTGTATGCCGCTGGCCGCACCCACGGCCGAGGAGGCTCCACCCACGGCTACGCCTGGGCCAATGACGACATTGGTGCCCTAACCGCCTCCAATCTGCTGAAGAGCTATGCAGAGAAGTACTCTGGTGTTCTAGACTCACCCTACAACCGTCCACCGGGGCCCGCTGTAGGGGCCTACCCAGAGCCAGGGGCCTTCGGGGGCCTCAATGGCCTCAAGACTGAGCTGGAGCCCTGGCCCCTGAGCCACAGTGCGGAGGGGCCCTACCCCGTGTCCCTGGATGGTCTGTCAGGCCCCAAGGCTGGGGCCACATCAGCAGGGCCCCCAGGTGCCAGCAGTGTGTCAGTGGTCAACAGTAACCTCTCAGACTCTGGATATAGTGGTAGCAGCTCCTGCTCTGGGTCTCACTCCGGTGACTACAACCCCCCCAGCTACAACGGTACCTACCTCTCGTCTGGGTACTGCCCCGGGCCCCTGCCTGGCTCAGCACTTCCCCCcgcctccctccaccaccccctccagCCCACGCCCACCCTGGTGCCCAGCTACTCACCCTCCACCCAAGTTTACAACTACCCGCCAACCAGCTACCCCCACCAGCCCAGCCTGGCCCCCACTTACAGCCACCCCTCTGGAGGGTACTTACACTCCGGGCTGGCCgcccctactcctctcccctcccggCCCACCGTAGTCGGGGGTAGCTACAGCTACCAGGAGTCTGGAAGTGGGGTGAAGAGGAAGGCATTTGACATGTCattggaagaggagggggaaggttCTCGATACAGGAAGTATTCAGGCTACGACCCAATGAAGTCCGGAGGAGGaggggactctctctctccctacagcatGGGGGATAAAGGAAACATCAGATTCACCACAGGCAGCACAGATCCCCTGGCATTTAAGCCCAGTAAGCCCTCCTCCCAGCCCCTGGTGTCCCCTCCCTATATGGTGGCTGTAGCAGGTGAAAACAGCCCAGCAGCAGGGATGactggagagaacggaggaggaggggggtcagAAAACCAGGTCTTCTCCCACtcccagcagcaacagcagcagcaccgCTCCTCCCAGGCTCACAACCAGAAACGCCCCTCCCTCCACGGCCAGGGCCAGCCTGGGTCTGGACCAGGGGAGACAGCCAGAATGAAGAGTCCAGACCCCATGGTTCTGGATCTAGTCAATGGGGAAGTGCTGGATTGCAGCCCAGCCCTGCTATGGGGGGAGCTGGCTGGGCTGACCCACGTCAAGGCTGCCCTGGAGGAGGAGCTGTTGTGGCCCTGTCTAAGGCCCAGCCCTGCCATCCTACCCCCAGCCACCGTGCTGCTGTTCGGCCCCCGGGGAAGCGGGAAGACCACTCTGGCCCGCTCCATGGCCGCCCAGCTGGGGGCCTCCTTCTATAGGCTCAGCGGGGCTATGTTAGCTTCTAAAGGCAAGGTGGATGCCGAGGGGATCCTGGGGGCCACGCTGCAGGTGGCTGGGGCGAGACAGCCTTCTGTTGTGCTGCTCAGTGAAGTGGAGGCtctggaggatgaggaggggctGAGGCAGGTGTTGCTATCCGCCCTGGAGAAGGCCCAGATGGGGTTAGGGTCGGCGGGGGGAGCGCCTGGGCTGGTGATTGTAGTGTGTACCACTAGCAGGCCAGACCTGCTCCAGGATACGGTGCATCGGAGATTCGCCAAGCACTACCACGTGGGTCTGCCAGATGCGGGGATGCGGAGACAGGTGCTGCTGCAGGCGCTAGTGCCCCAGGGATGTTCTCTCAGTGACAGGGAGCTGGGGGCTGTACTGCAGCGGTCAGAGGGGTTCTCTGTGTGGGAGCTGCTGCAGCTCTGCCAGCAGGCCCTATCCTCAGCATCCACCTCGGGCCCTCAGGGGCCCTTACACAGCCTTTCAGGACAGGCTACGGGGCCCCCAGCCCTCAAAGACTTTGAGAACGCCTTCTGCAAGGTGCGTCCGCAGTCAAACGCCACCCCGAAAGAACTGGACACTTGTATGGAGTGGAGCAAGGTGTACAGCCACTGA
- the fignl2 gene encoding fidgetin-like protein 2 isoform X2, producing MHWNPEHAQSLSQWPEQHLDVSSTTSSPAHKSELYAAGRTHGRGGSTHGYAWANDDIGALTASNLLKSYAEKYSGVLDSPYNRPPGPAVGAYPEPGAFGGLNGLKTELEPWPLSHSAEGPYPVSLDGLSGPKAGATSAGPPGASSVSVVNSNLSDSGYSGSSSCSGSHSGDYNPPSYNGTYLSSGYCPGPLPGSALPPASLHHPLQPTPTLVPSYSPSTQVYNYPPTSYPHQPSLAPTYSHPSGGYLHSGLAAPTPLPSRPTVVGGSYSYQESGSGVKRKAFDMSLEEEGEGSRYRKYSGYDPMKSGGGGDSLSPYSMGDKGNIRFTTGSTDPLAFKPSKPSSQPLVSPPYMVAVAGENSPAAGMTGENGGGGGSENQVFSHSQQQQQQHRSSQAHNQKRPSLHGQGQPGSGPGETARMKSPDPMVLDLVNGEVLDCSPALLWGELAGLTHVKAALEEELLWPCLRPSPAILPPATVLLFGPRGSGKTTLARSMAAQLGASFYRLSGAMLASKGKVDAEGILGATLQVAGARQPSVVLLSEVEALEDEEGLRQVLLSALEKAQMGLGSAGGAPGLVIVVCTTSRPDLLQDTVHRRFAKHYHVGLPDAGMRRQVLLQALVPQGCSLSDRELGAVLQRSEGFSVWELLQLCQQALSSASTSGPQGPLHSLSGQATGPPALKDFENAFCKVRPQSNATPKELDTCMEWSKVYSH from the coding sequence ATGCACTGGAACCCGGAGCATGCCCAGTCTCTCAGCCAGTGGCCTGAGCAGCACCTGGATGtgtcctccaccacctcctcgcCGGCCCACAAGTCCGAGCTGTATGCCGCTGGCCGCACCCACGGCCGAGGAGGCTCCACCCACGGCTACGCCTGGGCCAATGACGACATTGGTGCCCTAACCGCCTCCAATCTGCTGAAGAGCTATGCAGAGAAGTACTCTGGTGTTCTAGACTCACCCTACAACCGTCCACCGGGGCCCGCTGTAGGGGCCTACCCAGAGCCAGGGGCCTTCGGGGGCCTCAATGGCCTCAAGACTGAGCTGGAGCCCTGGCCCCTGAGCCACAGTGCGGAGGGGCCCTACCCCGTGTCCCTGGATGGTCTGTCAGGCCCCAAGGCTGGGGCCACATCAGCAGGGCCCCCAGGTGCCAGCAGTGTGTCAGTGGTCAACAGTAACCTCTCAGACTCTGGATATAGTGGTAGCAGCTCCTGCTCTGGGTCTCACTCCGGTGACTACAACCCCCCCAGCTACAACGGTACCTACCTCTCGTCTGGGTACTGCCCCGGGCCCCTGCCTGGCTCAGCACTTCCCCCcgcctccctccaccaccccctccagCCCACGCCCACCCTGGTGCCCAGCTACTCACCCTCCACCCAAGTTTACAACTACCCGCCAACCAGCTACCCCCACCAGCCCAGCCTGGCCCCCACTTACAGCCACCCCTCTGGAGGGTACTTACACTCCGGGCTGGCCgcccctactcctctcccctcccggCCCACCGTAGTCGGGGGTAGCTACAGCTACCAGGAGTCTGGAAGTGGGGTGAAGAGGAAGGCATTTGACATGTCattggaagaggagggggaaggttCTCGATACAGGAAGTATTCAGGCTACGACCCAATGAAGTCCGGAGGAGGaggggactctctctctccctacagcatGGGGGATAAAGGAAACATCAGATTCACCACAGGCAGCACAGATCCCCTGGCATTTAAGCCCAGTAAGCCCTCCTCCCAGCCCCTGGTGTCCCCTCCCTATATGGTGGCTGTAGCAGGTGAAAACAGCCCAGCAGCAGGGATGactggagagaacggaggaggaggggggtcagAAAACCAGGTCTTCTCCCACtcccagcagcaacagcagcagcaccgCTCCTCCCAGGCTCACAACCAGAAACGCCCCTCCCTCCACGGCCAGGGCCAGCCTGGGTCTGGACCAGGGGAGACAGCCAGAATGAAGAGTCCAGACCCCATGGTTCTGGATCTAGTCAATGGGGAAGTGCTGGATTGCAGCCCAGCCCTGCTATGGGGGGAGCTGGCTGGGCTGACCCACGTCAAGGCTGCCCTGGAGGAGGAGCTGTTGTGGCCCTGTCTAAGGCCCAGCCCTGCCATCCTACCCCCAGCCACCGTGCTGCTGTTCGGCCCCCGGGGAAGCGGGAAGACCACTCTGGCCCGCTCCATGGCCGCCCAGCTGGGGGCCTCCTTCTATAGGCTCAGCGGGGCTATGTTAGCTTCTAAAGGCAAGGTGGATGCCGAGGGGATCCTGGGGGCCACGCTGCAGGTGGCTGGGGCGAGACAGCCTTCTGTTGTGCTGCTCAGTGAAGTGGAGGCtctggaggatgaggaggggctGAGGCAGGTGTTGCTATCCGCCCTGGAGAAGGCCCAGATGGGGTTAGGGTCGGCGGGGGGAGCGCCTGGGCTGGTGATTGTAGTGTGTACCACTAGCAGGCCAGACCTGCTCCAGGATACGGTGCATCGGAGATTCGCCAAGCACTACCACGTGGGTCTGCCAGATGCGGGGATGCGGAGACAGGTGCTGCTGCAGGCGCTAGTGCCCCAGGGATGTTCTCTCAGTGACAGGGAGCTGGGGGCTGTACTGCAGCGGTCAGAGGGGTTCTCTGTGTGGGAGCTGCTGCAGCTCTGCCAGCAGGCCCTATCCTCAGCATCCACCTCGGGCCCTCAGGGGCCCTTACACAGCCTTTCAGGACAGGCTACGGGGCCCCCAGCCCTCAAAGACTTTGAGAACGCCTTCTGCAAGGTGCGTCCGCAGTCAAACGCCACCCCGAAAGAACTGGACACTTGTATGGAGTGGAGCAAGGTGTACAGCCACTGA